One window of the Misgurnus anguillicaudatus chromosome 8, ASM2758022v2, whole genome shotgun sequence genome contains the following:
- the pmepa1 gene encoding protein TMEPAI isoform X1, with product MFGFMGLMNGTTDTHTNVSCTCNCKRSASFQSMAITQLEFVQILVIVVVMMMMVVVITCLLNHYRLSTQSLISRHGRARQRHLPLTSDGSLWSSDGTGSSGEQMYTPRPPDRAPPYLHRQRLPRFQPTYPYLPHAIIDLPPTISLSDGEEPPPYQGQCTLQLRDPEQQLELNRESVRAPPNRTVFDSPLTDSSLCPPSVNAGIGAGRMEGAPPAYSEVIGHYYHPTSLPQTTGPGAGLVRGVLQPTRLIRTDSKNTRDKEKHKAQQV from the exons ATGTTCGGCTTCATGGGTCTGATGAACGGAACCACCGACACTCACACCAATGTGTCGTGTACCTGTAACTGCAAACGGTCCGCTTCATTCCAGAGTATGGCCATCA CTCAGCTGGAGTTTGTTCAGATTCTGGTGATTGttgtggtgatgatgatgatggtggtggTCATCACATGTCTGTTAAATCACTACAGACTCTCAACACAATCTCTTATCTCCCGTCACGGACGAGCGCGACAACGTCACCTACCCCTAACATCG GACGGCAGTTTGTGGTCATCTGATGGTACAGGATCTTCTGGTGAG CAGATGTATACACCTCGACCGCCCGACCGCGCCCCTCCTTACCTTCATCGTCAACGTCTGCCCCGCTTTCAGCCCACTTACCCTTACCTGCCCCACGCCATCATCGATCTTCCCCCGACCATCTCGCTGTCAGATGGAGAAGAGCCGCCGCCCTACCAGGGTCAATGCACGCTTCAGCTCAGAGACCCGGAGCAGCAGCTGGAGCTGAACAGGGAGTCGGTCCGAGCTCCTCCCAATCGCACCGTATTTGACAGTCCGCTTACAGACTCGTCTCTGTGCCCGCCGAGCGTCAACGCGGGCATCGGCGCTGGCAGAATGGAGGGCGCCCCGCCCGCTTACAGTGAAGTAATAGGGCACTACTATCACCCGACATCATTACCGCAGACCACCGGACCCGGTGCGGGACTGGTACGGGGTGTACTGCAGCCGACCCGACTCATCCGCACAGACAGCAAAAACACCCGCgacaaagaaaaacacaaagcacagcaggtcTGA
- the pmepa1 gene encoding protein TMEPAI isoform X2, translating into MFGFMGLMNGTTDTHTNVSCTCNCKRSASFQSMAITQLEFVQILVIVVVMMMMVVVITCLLNHYRLSTQSLISRHGRARQRHLPLTSDGSLWSSDGTGSSGEMYTPRPPDRAPPYLHRQRLPRFQPTYPYLPHAIIDLPPTISLSDGEEPPPYQGQCTLQLRDPEQQLELNRESVRAPPNRTVFDSPLTDSSLCPPSVNAGIGAGRMEGAPPAYSEVIGHYYHPTSLPQTTGPGAGLVRGVLQPTRLIRTDSKNTRDKEKHKAQQV; encoded by the exons ATGTTCGGCTTCATGGGTCTGATGAACGGAACCACCGACACTCACACCAATGTGTCGTGTACCTGTAACTGCAAACGGTCCGCTTCATTCCAGAGTATGGCCATCA CTCAGCTGGAGTTTGTTCAGATTCTGGTGATTGttgtggtgatgatgatgatggtggtggTCATCACATGTCTGTTAAATCACTACAGACTCTCAACACAATCTCTTATCTCCCGTCACGGACGAGCGCGACAACGTCACCTACCCCTAACATCG GACGGCAGTTTGTGGTCATCTGATGGTACAGGATCTTCTGGTGAG ATGTATACACCTCGACCGCCCGACCGCGCCCCTCCTTACCTTCATCGTCAACGTCTGCCCCGCTTTCAGCCCACTTACCCTTACCTGCCCCACGCCATCATCGATCTTCCCCCGACCATCTCGCTGTCAGATGGAGAAGAGCCGCCGCCCTACCAGGGTCAATGCACGCTTCAGCTCAGAGACCCGGAGCAGCAGCTGGAGCTGAACAGGGAGTCGGTCCGAGCTCCTCCCAATCGCACCGTATTTGACAGTCCGCTTACAGACTCGTCTCTGTGCCCGCCGAGCGTCAACGCGGGCATCGGCGCTGGCAGAATGGAGGGCGCCCCGCCCGCTTACAGTGAAGTAATAGGGCACTACTATCACCCGACATCATTACCGCAGACCACCGGACCCGGTGCGGGACTGGTACGGGGTGTACTGCAGCCGACCCGACTCATCCGCACAGACAGCAAAAACACCCGCgacaaagaaaaacacaaagcacagcaggtcTGA
- the pck1 gene encoding phosphoenolpyruvate carboxykinase, cytosolic [GTP], whose translation MPPQLQSQNQSAIRVVQGDLSSLSSGLREFVDSSVKLCQPDALHICDGSDEENRAILTLLEEQGVIRNLPKYKNCWLARTDPRDVARVESKTVIVTQDQRDAVPSPRGCGAGQLGRWMSKEEWEKAMNLRFPGCMKGRIMYVIPYSMGPVGSPLSKIGVELTDSPYVVASMRIMTRIGKSVLSALGSGEFVRCLHSVGCPLPLKKPLVNNWPCNPDLTLIAHIPDQRKIVSFGSGYGGNSLLGKKCFALRIASRMAKEEGWLAEHMLILGITNPAGQKKYFAAAFPSACGKTNLAMLKPSLPGWKVECVGDDIAWMKFDKEGNLRAINPENGFFGVAPGTSTKTNPNAMETISQNTIFTNVAETSDGGVYWEGMDEDLSEGVTLKSWKNKPWTPEDGEPSAHPNSRFCAPARQCPIIDPQWESPEGVPIEAIIFGGRRPQGVPLVYEAFSWAHGVFVGAAMRSEATAAAEHKGKVIMHDPFAMRPFFGYNFGRYLAHWLSMEEHPNAKLPKIFHVNWFRKSSSGRFLWPGYGENIRVLQWMFGRINGEPEATPTAVGYVPARDSLNLSGLTDGVDQRELFDLSAEFWTEEVQEIKAYFEREVNDDLPAEMERQLELLAQRVKRIS comes from the exons atgcCTCCCCAGCTGCAGTCCCAAAACCAGAGTGCCATCAGAGTTGTTCAGGGTGATTTGTCGTCTTTGAGCTCCGGCCTCAGAGAGTTCGTTGATAGCAGCGTGAAGTTGTGTCAGCCCGACGCCCTGCACATCTGTGACGGTTCTGATGAGGAGAACCGAGCCATTCTCACCCTCTTAGAGGAGCAGGGGGTTATCAGGAATCTGCCCAAATACAAGAACTG CTGGTTGGCTCGCACGGATCCTCGCGACGTCGCTCGTGTGGAGAGTAAGACGGTTATCGTGACTCAGGATCAGCGAGACGCCGTTCCATCACCTCGTGGATGTGGAGCCGGTCAGCTCGGACGCTGGATGTCAAAAGAGGAATGGGAAAAAGCCATGAACCTGCGATTTCCTGGATGCATGAAAG GTCGTATCATGTACGTGATTCCGTACAGTATGGGTCCGGTCGGATCTCCGCTGTCTAAGATCGGAGTGGAGCTGACCGACTCTCCGTATGTTGTGGCGAGTATGAGGATCATGACCAGAATAGGCAAATCTGTGTTGAGCGCTCTCGGGAGCGGAGAGTTTGTGCGATGTCTGCATTCAGTCGGCTGTCCTCTGCCTCTCAAGA AGCCACTGGTGAATAACTGGCCGTGTAATCCGGACCTGACGCTCATCGCTCACATCCCGGACCAGAGGAAGATCGTGTCCTTCGGAAGCGGGTACGGTGGAAACTCGCTGCTGGGAAAAAAGTGTTTCGCCCTTCGAATCGCATCTCGCATGGCAAAAGAGGAGGGCTGGCTCGCTGAACACATGCTG ATTCTTGGCATCACTAACCCGGCCGGACAGAAGAAATATTTTGCGGCTGCGTTTCCGAGCGCCTGTGGAAAGACAAACCTGGCCATGTTAAAGCCGTCCTTACCTGGATGGAAAGTGGAGTGCGTCGGAGACGATATAGCCTGGATGAAGTTTGACAAAGAAG GAAATCTCAGAGCCATCAACCCTGAGAACGGATTCTTCGGTGTAGCACCGGGAACCTCCACCAAAACCAATCCAAATGCAATGGAGACCATCAGCCAAAACACCATCTTTACCAACGTGGCAGAGACCAGCGATGGTGGAGTTTACTGGGAGGGAATGGATGAGGATCTTTCAGAGGGAGTGACGCTAAAATCCTGGAAGAACAAACCCTGGACACCCGAGGACG GTGAACCGAGCGCCCATCCCAACTCTCGCTTCTGCGCTCCGGCTCGGCAGTGTCCCATCATCGACCCGCAGTGGGAGTCACCCGAGGGCGTCCCTATCGAAGCCATTATATTCGGGGGTCGCAGGCCTCAGGGGGTCCCGCTGGTGTACGAGGCTTTCAGCTGGGCACACGGAGTGTTCGTAGGAGCCGCTATGAGATCTGAAGCCACAGCtgctgctgaacacaaaggtaAG GTGATCATGCACGACCCCTTTGCCATGCGACCGTTCTTTGGCTATAACTTTGGTCGGTATCTCGCTCACTGGTTGAGCATGGAGGAGCATCCAAACGCCAAACTGCCCAAGATCTTCCACGTCAACTGGTTCCGGAAGAGCTCGAGCGGACGCTTCCTCTGGCCCGGATACGGCGAGAACATTCGAGTTCTGCAGTGGATGTTTGGCAGGATAAACGGAGAGCCCGAAGCGACGCCCACTGCGGTCGGTTACGTGCCCGCCCGCGATTCGCTGAACCTGAGCGGTCTGACGGATGGCGTGGATCAGCGTGAACTCTTTGACCTCTCAGCAGAGTTTTGGACTGAGGAGGTTCAGGAGATCAAAGCGTACTTTGAGCGTGAGGTTAATGATGATCTTCCTGCAGAGATGGAGAGACAGCTGGAGCTGCTGGCTCAGAGAGTTAAGAGAATATCATGA